Proteins encoded by one window of Chanos chanos chromosome 7, fChaCha1.1, whole genome shotgun sequence:
- the LOC115816067 gene encoding urotensin-2 receptor-like, protein MHLQNEDGPERRTGFNGRKGPETTTQLGTADSYLITVTLFCLLTVIFVIGTVGNVYTLVVMSSSGLRKSGSMFSYVVSLALADLLYLSTIPFVLCTLVLHDWLFGELGCRLLFGLDFFSMQASIFTLACMSTERYRAVTRPLETFTRTPRRRRLHRVLPCVVWLAAFLLALPNMLMIHLKRSVRDGTPKRMCHPTWQMGAYRAYLTALFGTCVLVPGVLIGGVYARLALAYRKSQRAGVVAGGDSRKVRGSKHRLLYLILGIVLAYWACFLPFWIWQLINVYWPGGVSQHAAEYVNVTVTALAYGNSCVNPFLYTLLTENYRTYRHRQSRRHTGPDRKFQAHEREASRRSASVSSAGGSVALTETTSTVVHLRGITDACHL, encoded by the exons ATGCACCTTCAGAACGAAGATGGACCTGAGAGACGTACAGGTTTTAACGGAAGGAAGGGTCCTGAA ACGACAACTCAGTTGGGCACCGCCGACAGCTATCTGATCACAGTGACTCTCTTCTGTTTACTAACAGTGATATTTGTCATCGGCACAGTCGGCAACGTCTACACCCTGGTAGTGATGAGTTCGTCGGGGTTACGTAAAAGCGGCTCCATGTTCAGTTACGTGGTGAGCCTTGCTTTGGCTGACTTACTCTACCTCTCCACCATTCCTTTTGTCCTCTGCACGCTGGTTCTTCACGACTGGCTCTTTGGGGAGCTGGGATGTCGGCTCTTGTTCGGCCTGGACTTCTTCAGCATGCAGGCTAGCATATTCACCCTGGCCTGCATGAGCACCGAACGCTACCGGGCCGTGACGAGGCCGCTGGAGACCTTCACGCGGACCCCACGCCGCCGCAGGCTCCACAGGGTGCTCCCCTGCGTCGTGTGGCTGGCTGCCTTCCTGCTCGCGCTGCCAAACATGCTGATGATTCATCTGAAGAGAAGCGTGCGAGACGGGACTCCAAAACGGATGTGTCACCCCACGTGGCAGATGGGTGCTTACCGCGCTTATCTGACGGCCTTATTCGGCACTTGCGTCCTGGTGCCAGGGGTGTTGATCGGTGGGGTGTACGCCCGGTTAGCGCTCGCCTATCGAAAGTCGCAGCGGGCTGGCGTCGTGGCAGGAGGCGACAGTCGAAAGGTTCGTGGGTCGAAGCACCGCCTGCTTTATCTCATCCTTGGCATCGTGTTGGCATACTGGGCATGTTTCCTTCCTTTCTGGATTTGGCAGCTTATTAATGTCTACTGGCCCGGTGGTGTGAGTCAGCATGCAGCGGAATACGTCAACGTGACGGTTACAGCGTTGGCCTATGGCAACAGCTGTGTTAACCCATTCCTCTACACCCTGCTCACAGAAAACTACAGAACATACCGACATCGCCAGAGCCGCCGACACACCGGGCCGGACAGAAAGTTCCAGGCCCATGAGAGGGAGGCATCACGCAGGTCAGCCTCAGTGTCATCAGCCGGGGGCAGCGTCGCACTCACTGAGACCACCAGCACTGTGGTTCACCTTAGGGGTATCACTGATGCCTGTCACCTTTGA